CGGAGGGCAAACTCAAGAAGTTTGCCAAGATGCTCGTTCATGAGTGTGACGCTATGGTAGTCTTAACGGTAGAAAAGTACAGACACAAGGCAGAGGTACTGATAAAGTCTAACGGGGTGCTGATTCAAGCCGAATCAATAACAGCGGAGATGTACTCGTCAATAGATGAGGTGCTGGAGAAACTGGAGCGTCAGATAAAAAAGTACAAGGACAAATTAACGTCAAAGAGAAAAACACTGGCTAAAGGCTCAGCCTCACACACCGAGCAAACAGAAAATGTCCTGGCAGAATCCAACCCGATACGAATAATCAAACGCAAGAGATTTGACATGAAACCGATGCCACCCGATGAAGCTGCCATGAATCTTGAGCTTCTGGATAAAGACTTTTACGTTTTTTCAAATGAAATCACAGGCGATGTAAACGTGATTTACAGAAGAAAGGACGGGGATTTTGGACTTATAGAGCCGACGCGATGAGTTCTAAGACTTTCATCCTGATAGTGACAGGTATGTCAGGGGCAGGAAAGACAGTGACTTTGCGGGCACTTGAGGACAGCAGTTACTTTTGTGTGGATAATCTACCGCCATCGCTGATTGATGATTTTGTAAAGATAACAGCAAAGAGCGCCGAGGTAGGCAGCATAGCCATAGGGATGGACGTCAGGGAAAAAAGTTTTCTTGCCGATTTAGAGTCAACCCTTGAGCATTTAAGAACAGCTTATACGCTTCAGATACTTTTTTTAGAGGCAGAGACAGATGTATTAATACGGCGGTTTAAGGAAACAAGGCGGCCTCACCCTCTGCAGAAACTCTATGACGGCAGCATGGAAAAAGCTATGGAGAGTGAGGAGGAGCTGCTTAGACCGCTTAGAGATGAGGCCGAAACTATCATTGATACCTCATCATACACCCCGCATCAGTTGAGAACCCATATAACATCGCTTTTTGGAGGGGGTTCATCAGCGTCATTAAAAGTTACACTGATTTCATTTGGTTTTAAAGCCGGCACTCCGCATCATTTGGACATGTTGTTTGATGTGCGGTTTCTTGCCAATCCACATTTTGTCGAAGCCTTAAGGCCCCTTACCGGGCTTGATATCTCGGTAAGTAATTACGTCTTAGAAAATCCTCTTACAGTGGAATACCTTAAAAAGGTAGAGGATTTATTGGATTTTCTCATACCAAATTATATAAAAGAGGGCAAATCGTTTCTCACCATAGGAATAGGCTGCACGGGGGGACGCCACAGGGCTCCGGCTATAACCCAAAAAATTGCAGCTTTCATCTCCAAACATTCCCTTAACGTGGAAACCATCCACAGAGACATTTAATTAGAAGTTTACCTTTACGCCGCCATAAATAATACGCCCGTTGTAGATGTGGTTTGCGTAAAAAATAAGAGAATCATTAAAAATATTGTTGCCCTTTACAAAGAGGCCAACATTCAGATTATTATCCCTATATACTTCTTTGGAAAGATTAAGGTCAAAAATCATGGCGTTATTGCCCAAAAATGTGTAGTAGTTATCGTATTTAGAGGGGTCATAGTACCATCTGATGTAGTGGCCTTTAAGTGAAGCGTTTAAAACCTTAGGATTGCGGTATTCAACACCTAAATCGT
The genomic region above belongs to Nitrospirota bacterium and contains:
- the raiA gene encoding ribosome-associated translation inhibitor RaiA, with amino-acid sequence MNVNITGRNFDITESIKDYAEGKLKKFAKMLVHECDAMVVLTVEKYRHKAEVLIKSNGVLIQAESITAEMYSSIDEVLEKLERQIKKYKDKLTSKRKTLAKGSASHTEQTENVLAESNPIRIIKRKRFDMKPMPPDEAAMNLELLDKDFYVFSNEITGDVNVIYRRKDGDFGLIEPTR
- the rapZ gene encoding RNase adapter RapZ; this encodes MSSKTFILIVTGMSGAGKTVTLRALEDSSYFCVDNLPPSLIDDFVKITAKSAEVGSIAIGMDVREKSFLADLESTLEHLRTAYTLQILFLEAETDVLIRRFKETRRPHPLQKLYDGSMEKAMESEEELLRPLRDEAETIIDTSSYTPHQLRTHITSLFGGGSSASLKVTLISFGFKAGTPHHLDMLFDVRFLANPHFVEALRPLTGLDISVSNYVLENPLTVEYLKKVEDLLDFLIPNYIKEGKSFLTIGIGCTGGRHRAPAITQKIAAFISKHSLNVETIHRDI